GCGAAAATCCTTTCCGCGTAAAGCGGGACCGCGAGGTTGAACTTGCCGAGGTGTTGCGGCGAATTGCTCAGCCGCTGACCGGTCGCGTTGTCGGTAGCGTCGGCGAAGGAATAACTCATTCGGCCGCGCAAACCATTCGCCCACGTCCCTTCGAGTTCCAATCCGGCGCCTTTGGCATCCACGGAGTCGGTGTTTTTGAAGATGTAATCGCCGGTGCCCGGATCGATTTGCTGGGTGATGAGATCGTCCATCTGGTTATAGAAGAGCGAACCGGAGAACCGCCAGTGGGTGGCGAAACCCTGCTCCCACACCAGTTCGCCTGAGCGGATGTGCTCAGGTTTGAGATCGGGGTTGGCGGCGTATCCGGGCGCGATGTAGGAAAACTCGTAGGCGTTGGGGCCACGAAAAGCCTGGCCGTAAATCGCCTTGAAGCTCGTCTCGTCCCACGGGCTGTAGATGAGCGCGGCGCGCGGGTCAACGGTGTCGCCAAAGGTGGTGAAATGGTCGTAACGCACGCCGGCGTTGAGAATGAGGTTGGTGCGAATGCTGAACTCGTCCTGGAGGTAGAGCCCGAAATCGCCCGCATCACTGCGCACGTCGCTGTAAATCATCGGTGGAGCGACGTCCTGGTTTTTCAGGCGCAGGATGAAGTCGTCGTTGAACTCGCCGCCAAACGTCACGTGATGGTCTTCCAGGAAGGTTTTGCTCACCTGCAGTTCGCCGCCCCGGGACTGCGCCAGCGCGAAATCCCGGTTGAAAGTCGGCGGCCCCGTTCCTCCGGAATAGTCGAAGGGCGCCAGCGCGTCGTAACGGTAATGGTCGAAGAACAACCTCCCCATGACCTGCCATTCGTTTGCGAATTCGTGATGGTACTTCAGTTCGGCGTAGGCGCGTTCGTCGTTGATCCAGTTGGGCGACGCATCGAACACCGAGCCATAAGCTGCGGTGGGGAGATCCTTGCGGCGGTCTCCGTAAAGCCCCTCGAGGGTGAAATCGCCCCATGAAACCGATGCGAACACTTTCTTCGCCCATTCACCGTCGAGGTCCCGGGCCACGCCGTTGTTCACCGATGCGAACTCCGGGTAGTACAGCGTTTTGTGTCCCGCGCTGTCGAGCAACGACCCGGAGACCATCAGATTGAGACCGTTGCTGAAGTGTTTCCCGTACGTCAGCCGCCCTGTGTAAGTGTCGTAGCCGGCCGCCGCGCCGGACGCCTCGGCGCCGTTGATCCCTTCGGGGCGCCGCGTCACGACGTTGATGACGGTAAAAAACGCATTGTTGCCATAGAGCGATGAGCCGGGACCGCGTATGACCTCGACGCGGTCAATCAGGTCCACATCGAGCGGAAATTCATTCCCATTGAACGCCGAGTCAAAAACGGGCTCGTTCAACCGGTGCCCGTCCACGGTGATCAAAACGCGCCCGCCGTAGTCCCCGGGCCGGTTCACGCCGCGCATGCCGATAAAGGTGTAGCCGCGGTCGTAAGTGACGTAAAATCCGCGCACGCTGCGAAGCACATCGGCCAGTGTCCGATAGCCGTATTTCTGAATGTCGTCCTGCGTGATGATGCTCACGTCGGACGGCGCCTCGGTGACTTTCTGCTCATGCTTTGACGCCCCATA
The Candidatus Angelobacter sp. DNA segment above includes these coding regions:
- a CDS encoding TonB-dependent receptor, with translation YGASKHEQKVTEAPSDVSIITQDDIQKYGYRTLADVLRSVRGFYVTYDRGYTFIGMRGVNRPGDYGGRVLITVDGHRLNEPVFDSAFNGNEFPLDVDLIDRVEVIRGPGSSLYGNNAFFTVINVVTRRPEGINGAEASGAAAGYDTYTGRLTYGKHFSNGLNLMVSGSLLDSAGHKTLYYPEFASVNNGVARDLDGEWAKKVFASVSWGDFTLEGLYGDRRKDLPTAAYGSVFDASPNWINDERAYAELKYHHEFANEWQVMGRLFFDHYRYDALAPFDYSGGTGPPTFNRDFALAQSRGGELQVSKTFLEDHHVTFGGEFNDDFILRLKNQDVAPPMIYSDVRSDAGDFGLYLQDEFSIRTNLILNAGVRYDHFTTFGDTVDPRAALIYSPWDETSFKAIYGQAFRGPNAYEFSYIAPGYAANPDLKPEHIRSGELVWEQGFATHWRFSGSLFYNQMDDLITQQIDPGTGDYIFKNTDSVDAKGAGLELEGTWANGLRGRMSYSFADATDNATGQRLSNSPQHLGKFNLAVPLYAERIFAGLEVQASSSRRTVRGNEAGAYAVCNLTLFSHQLVKGLDLSASVYNLFDRRFSDPVSLDFTQDAIQQDGRSFRVKLTYHF